The Chitinophagales bacterium genome includes a region encoding these proteins:
- a CDS encoding RimK/LysX family protein, translating to MKEKNKPHIIGRNDIIDLPDLGLYDLPAKVDTGAYTSALSYKNWEIKDGELHIVFEVEKGKTSTFKTREYYQKVIRNSFGQAEKRYIIKTTVKIFGDNYPTEFSLSKRKALRFPVLLGRKFLKENFMVDVNRYKLSYKKKMRIS from the coding sequence ATGAAAGAAAAAAATAAACCACATATTATTGGCAGGAATGACATTATAGACCTGCCCGATCTGGGTCTCTATGATTTGCCTGCAAAGGTTGATACAGGGGCGTACACCAGTGCACTGAGCTATAAGAATTGGGAAATAAAAGACGGTGAACTGCACATTGTTTTCGAGGTAGAAAAGGGCAAAACCAGTACTTTTAAAACGCGGGAATATTATCAAAAAGTCATTCGCAACAGTTTTGGTCAGGCGGAAAAGCGCTACATCATAAAGACTACGGTAAAAATATTTGGCGATAATTACCCCACAGAATTTTCGCTGAGCAAGAGAAAAGCCCTAAGGTTTCCCGTATTGCTGGGCAGAAAATTTTTAAAGGAAAATTTCATGGTGGATGTGAACCGCTATAAATTGTCTTATAAGAAGAAGATGAGAATTAGTTAA
- a CDS encoding DUF6796 family protein, with product MNGTKMGFQNQVGKYGLYIAMFGALLGGIGDVLLLYHPDGNYEAGDYLFLADIPPHRLLIGAYLGILFIPFQVFGLAVLYQKLKPAIEGKSWLFFFAIILTLFPGIAYHATCAFTGMYLRIAQDLPADQSDYMFQQFDFIKLLFEPLGAFLALGFFVLSFLYSFLIWKRETQLEKWKAWFNPALIYTFCIVVYLVFPLIGNVLAPAGFNLSLFLFFAIIAYERKK from the coding sequence TTGAACGGCACAAAAATGGGTTTTCAAAATCAAGTCGGTAAATACGGACTTTACATCGCCATGTTCGGTGCGCTTTTGGGCGGCATAGGCGATGTGTTGCTCTTGTATCATCCCGATGGGAATTACGAAGCGGGCGATTATCTTTTTCTGGCAGACATACCTCCGCATAGGCTTTTGATAGGGGCGTATTTGGGCATTTTATTTATTCCCTTTCAGGTATTTGGCTTGGCAGTTTTGTATCAAAAACTCAAGCCCGCTATAGAAGGGAAAAGCTGGCTCTTTTTCTTTGCCATTATTTTAACTTTGTTTCCCGGCATTGCCTACCATGCCACATGTGCTTTCACGGGCATGTACTTGCGCATAGCCCAGGATTTACCTGCCGATCAATCGGACTACATGTTTCAGCAATTTGACTTTATTAAATTACTATTTGAGCCATTGGGCGCTTTTTTGGCCCTTGGTTTTTTTGTGCTTTCTTTTTTATATTCTTTCCTGATTTGGAAAAGGGAAACCCAACTGGAGAAATGGAAAGCATGGTTTAATCCGGCCTTGATTTATACATTTTGCATTGTTGTTTATCTTGTTTTTCCACTTATTGGAAATGTATTGGCACCCGCAGGATTCAATCTTTCCTTATTTTTGTTTTTTGCAATCATCGCTTATGAAAGAAAAAAATAA
- a CDS encoding L-threonylcarbamoyladenylate synthase, translated as MKIGKNIAVAKAALEAGELVAIPTETVYGLAANALDSKSVVKIFEAKNRPFFNPLIVHIGLAENLDELTNSKPAYVDKLIEDFWPGPLTLVLPKSNKVPDIVSGGLDTVAVRMPNHAMTLELLQSLKFPLAAPSANPFKYISPTTAEHVAAQMGDKVSYILDGGACKVGVESTIVKCLDDKILLLREGKIQAEEIEACTGIKAEKVKTDNEKPEAPGMLATHYAPNSKILIGNIADLIEKYSDKKLGILSYSEKYTAENILHQEILSSKENLSEAAANFFSALRNLDAAHVDLILAEYLPEEGIGRAVNDRLRRASTI; from the coding sequence TTGAAGATAGGCAAAAACATTGCGGTAGCAAAGGCAGCATTGGAAGCTGGCGAATTGGTGGCCATTCCCACAGAAACGGTTTATGGTCTGGCAGCAAATGCGCTGGATTCAAAATCGGTGGTGAAAATATTCGAAGCCAAAAATCGTCCTTTTTTCAATCCGCTGATCGTACACATTGGTTTGGCGGAAAATTTGGATGAGCTCACCAATTCAAAACCCGCCTACGTAGATAAATTGATCGAGGACTTTTGGCCAGGGCCTTTGACATTGGTTTTGCCCAAATCCAACAAAGTACCCGATATTGTAAGCGGTGGACTGGATACGGTAGCAGTACGAATGCCCAATCATGCAATGACACTTGAATTGTTACAATCCTTAAAATTCCCGTTGGCAGCACCAAGTGCCAATCCCTTTAAGTACATCAGCCCCACTACTGCCGAACATGTAGCGGCACAAATGGGCGATAAAGTCAGCTATATCCTCGATGGCGGTGCTTGCAAAGTAGGTGTGGAAAGTACCATTGTAAAATGCCTGGACGATAAAATCCTGCTTTTGCGCGAAGGAAAAATCCAAGCAGAAGAAATAGAGGCCTGTACCGGTATCAAAGCTGAAAAAGTAAAAACGGACAATGAAAAACCCGAAGCACCGGGAATGCTAGCTACACACTATGCGCCAAATAGTAAAATTTTGATCGGAAATATTGCTGATTTAATTGAAAAATACAGCGATAAAAAACTGGGCATTTTGTCTTATTCGGAAAAATATACTGCTGAAAATATTTTACATCAGGAGATTTTAAGCAGTAAAGAAAATTTATCTGAAGCGGCTGCAAATTTCTTTTCTGCACTGCGCAATCTGGATGCTGCCCATGTGGATTTAATTCTTGCCGAATATTTGCCCGAGGAAGGAATTGGCAGGGCTGTGAACGATAGGTTGAGAAGGGCCTCTACCATCTAA
- the alr gene encoding alanine racemase, with amino-acid sequence MVRHSSRIELSQSALKKNINFIHKKIGQKPRICSVVKANAYGHGTHEFVPMAEKCGIDYFATSSSFEAEEVLEVKNEKSDIIIMGILHDEDIDWTLENGIEFYVFDYNRLALILQESKKTGKKAKIHLEVETGTNRTGMNPEDVGKSITFLKKHSKHFELIGVCSHLGGAESFANRFRIDRQIKVFNDFKRLFKKRKYLPKYFHLACSAAALAWPETILDMVRIGISQYGFWPSPEIYYDHLSKNGKKKDSPLFRVITWKTNVMDIKQVRKDDFVGYGTAFQAYQDMQIAVLPLGYTNGYSRNLSNKGFVLIKGKKSPIVGLVNMNLFMVDVSHIKNVVIGDEVVLIGKQQNNTITVSSFSSSANLINNEMIARLPAAIPRKPVR; translated from the coding sequence ATGGTACGACACTCATCCCGAATAGAGCTGAGTCAATCTGCACTGAAAAAAAACATCAATTTTATTCACAAAAAGATCGGTCAGAAACCACGAATTTGTTCTGTGGTAAAAGCCAATGCTTATGGCCACGGCACACATGAATTTGTGCCCATGGCTGAAAAATGTGGCATCGATTATTTTGCCACTTCTTCCTCATTTGAAGCGGAAGAAGTCCTGGAGGTTAAAAACGAAAAGTCCGATATCATCATCATGGGTATTTTGCACGATGAGGACATTGACTGGACATTGGAAAACGGCATTGAGTTTTATGTTTTTGATTACAATCGCCTTGCTTTGATTTTACAAGAATCAAAAAAAACCGGAAAAAAAGCCAAAATACACCTGGAAGTTGAAACAGGAACCAATCGCACCGGAATGAATCCGGAGGATGTGGGCAAGTCCATTACTTTTCTAAAAAAACACAGCAAGCATTTCGAGTTGATAGGAGTTTGTTCACATCTTGGAGGTGCCGAAAGTTTTGCCAATCGCTTTAGGATCGATCGGCAAATTAAAGTGTTCAACGATTTTAAAAGACTTTTTAAAAAGCGGAAATATTTGCCAAAATATTTCCATTTGGCTTGTTCTGCTGCTGCGCTGGCCTGGCCTGAAACCATACTGGATATGGTGCGCATCGGAATTTCGCAATATGGTTTTTGGCCCAGTCCCGAAATCTATTATGATCATTTGAGTAAAAATGGCAAGAAAAAAGACAGTCCGCTTTTCAGAGTCATTACCTGGAAAACCAATGTGATGGATATAAAGCAGGTGCGAAAAGACGATTTTGTAGGCTATGGCACTGCTTTTCAGGCATACCAGGATATGCAAATTGCAGTACTGCCTTTGGGCTATACCAATGGGTATTCCCGCAACTTGTCCAACAAAGGTTTTGTGCTGATAAAAGGCAAAAAATCCCCTATTGTGGGACTGGTAAATATGAACCTTTTTATGGTGGACGTCAGCCATATTAAAAATGTGGTAATAGGTGATGAAGTGGTCCTGATCGGCAAACAGCAAAACAACACCATTACGGTCAGTTCATTTTCAAGTTCCGCCAATTTGATCAACAATGAAATGATCGCACGGCTACCGGCAGCGATACCGAGAAAGCCGGTGAGGTGA